The Methanomassiliicoccales archaeon DNA window GGTGCATCCAGCAAATCCATATCAAAGAAAATAATTGCTTCCCTAACACCGGTCTCATCAAGTTTTCCTCCACGCAAAAATGCTAATAATGAACCCCTCCAAAGCAAGTCGAGAATCGAAGTGCCAATGATGCCAAAATAAACGTTTGATAGAAAATCCTCGTATTCATAAGAATCAACGAGGTAACATGCGTACCCAAAAACACTATCCCGTTGATTCAACAGCGTTAGATACTTCGAAAGCAAGTTCCTCCCTTTTTCATCAGGCATCAGCAATTCCACTGATTTTGGGTCGATGGTCTCGATATGCTCAATGGAACCATCGTCAAGTATCCTGGACCAATCGATCTTGCTTCCCTTTGTTATGAAAACATTCCAGGAACCGTCTTCATCACAGTATACTGGTGCGTCAACAATTTTTGTAACGGATATCGAATCAAGGGTTGCCTCCATGGCGACTGTTGTGATATCACCATATTCGCTTTTCGACAATTTTTCATCCTTCAATTCGCTCAGACTTAGCTCATTGTCCTCCACAGAGAGCTCCAGTACTCGAGCAAGAAACTTCAAATCCACAAATCTCTCAAGCGTATGTGAGACCTGAATTCTTATTTCGTTAGGATCTCTCCACAATCCCGCATCTCGACACTCTGAAATAAATTCCGAATAAATTTTCCTTGATGATTTCAAAGTCTTAGCAAGAATTTCATTTTTCTCATGAATTAGTCGCGAGGCAACGCCCTCCAGATTGTCTCCCTGCTCATTCCAGACCCCTCGACATGAGAGGTCAAGCTCCGCCTGGATCCGATCCAAAACATGAAAATGAATGGGGAATTGACGACAGAAATGTGGTCTAAAACCATAAATTGAACACTTTCTTTCGGCTAGAAAAATACATGGCCCTTGATTTTGCTTCAATTTGATTGCATAATGTTTGTGGGGTCTTTTCTTAAAACAAACCGCTTCTCGATGATGCCTGAGAAAGTATTCCACTTCTCCATCCAACAGCTCTGGCTGGCACAAGCAACAGAGCTGACACCTATCAAGGCAACTGAACTTGAATCCTCGGAGTTGAGAGAGGTCAACGCTGAGGCTTTTCTCGATGGACAACGACATTCCTCCCAACGCGTTCGCCGACGATTGAACGGTCCTCCACAACAAGCATTCCCCGAAGGAAAAGTGAATGCGGAAAGATTGCTTCGTAATTTTCGAACGCGGTCCACCCGCACTTACTGTGAAGATTCTCCGCCCTAATCTTTTCAATCTTCTTGAGATCGACGACAACGAGATCCCCATCGAAACCAACTTCGATTCTTCCCTTAGGCAAACCGAAAATTTGAGCTGGCTTTTCGCATGCACACATTATAAGTGTCTTGAGATCGATGAGCCCACGCCTCACAAGATTGAGCATGAGGGGGACAGTTGTTTCAACACCAGGCATGCCACACGGAGCAATATCGAAATCGTCTTCTTTTTCCTCAATCGTGTGAGGCGCATGATCCGATGCAATGATATCAATTTTCCCATTAGCGAATGCCTCAAATAGGAGCTCACGTTCGTTCCTATTCCTCAATGGCGGGTTGACTTTCCCAAATGCCCCAAGTTCAAACGAATTATCAAGAAGAAGATGGTGTGGCGTCACCTCGGTCGTGAACTTTGAATTCTCAATTGAGTTTAGGCTTGCTGCCGCAGAGATATGACAAATATGTATTCTTCTTCCTGAAAAATTCCAAACAAGCTTTCTTATGGCATTGATTTCTGCCTCAATCGGTCTATTGCGATCGTGGTCAAAAAGATTTTTTTCAGGAAGCTTCAGAATCATCTTTTCATCTTCAGCATGCACGCTGATCACTTTGCCTGTCTTGGAAACAGACGCCAGTATTTTTGTCAGTGATTGATCATCTGGAACGAGGAGCATTCCCGTCGTTGAGCTCATGAACAGTTTATAGCCAATAACCATATCCGCAATCGATTCAGGCTTGAAAGAAGGCGCACAGCCACCAAAAAGTCCGAAATCGACCCAGGCCTTCTTTGCGACCAACTGTGTTTTCTCTCTGATAGCCTCAACAGAGATTGCTGGAGGTAAAGTATTTGGCATGTCGAAAATACATGATACACCTCCAAACGCAGCCGCGATCGTACCTGTTTGGAAATCCTCTTTGTGTGTTAAGCCCGGATCTCTAAAATGCACATGTGCGTCAATTGCGGCTGGAAGAATGAGCTTATTAGAATAATTATAATGCTTTTCACCCTTCAGGATTTTCTTGATAGAAACAATCTTTCCTCCTTCAATACCAATACAACAATCGACAAGAGTTCCTTGATAAAACGCTCGTCCCTCGACAACGATCTCCATCGAATCACTTCAGCTTCTTTCTTGCGACAGGACCATAAGGTTTCTCTTCAGCGAAAATCTCTGCTTGGAACTTAAAAAATCTTGCTCGCTTATCCAACCAGCAGTCAGGCGTCAAACCGGCCTTCATACATGTGTGCGAAAGAAACTCCTCTGCACCCCAACCATATTCAACAGGAACCTGTGGTAAAAGAAGACCGCGAAATGGACCCATTTCGACGATGAGGCCATCTTCCCCCACGATGATTTGCTCTGGCAATTTCTTTGGATCTGAGACTTTGATCATCTGGGGCGGCGTCAATATGCTGACTTCGACGACGATCCCCTTTAATTCGTGTTCCCTTAGAGGGGGAAATCTAGGATCGTGACATGCTGATTGCGCCGCATTGATGAGCGCCTTTTCTAGAGAAAAAATCGGCTCCGGATAGCCAATACAGCCGCGCAAGTCATGATCTGGGTAAGTCGAAAGTGTAACGAAAACTCCCCGTTTCTCTCTGAAGGTCTCAGGAAAGCTGATATCTTCGACTCTTTCGCGGCGTGCTTCCGCATCCACGACCTTTCGCGCCATCTTCACTGCCACTTCTCCCTCTGCGTCGTTCATAATACTCCCGTTCCTCAAATCCCATTTCTTTGATCAGATTTATCTCTTGTGCAATGAGGGTTACAGTTTTCAAGTGCAAAATACAATGATATTGAAATCAATCCCCCCAATTAACATCCTTAGAGTAAATGAGGTGGAATAATACATCCAATCCACCTCGTTTTCCTCAATGTCGAAAAAGAATTGAGATATCAATTGTTTCATGCTCAGTTTTGATTGCAACTATTGAAGTACGAGTTCTTTCAAAAAGAATTTCTACTTTCACTAACAATCATACTATCATGAGCAGCAGGGCAGACGATATCCTTGTCGAGGAAATCATGACCAAAACGCCCATAATTGGCGATCCGGAAATGACGGTGCAGGAAGCGGCAAAATTGATGAAGACGGAAAGAGTGGGAAGCATCATCATCGTCCAGGATGGTGAAGCCATCGGCATAATCACGGAAAGGGACCTCGTCAACAAAATTGTTGCAGAGAACAAGACGCCATCAAAGGTTAAGATAAGAGAGATCATGTCTTCACCGCTGATCACCGTCGGTCCAAAGGAGAGCGTCTCCTCTGCAGCTAAGAAGATGTCCACATTAAAAGTCAGACGACTGCCTGTTGTAAAACAAGGGAAGCTTATTGGTATTCTGACGGAAAATGATATCCTTAAGTTGTCTCCATCGCTCATCGAAATTACGAGGGAGTGGGCGCGGATCAGAAGCGGCACATCAGTCAATGCATCCGCCACCAGACTCGCTGAGGGGTACTGTGACAATTGCGGTTCATATTCCAACGAGCTACGTGCGCATGAAGGGCAACTTCTCTGCTCGTCCTGTTACGACCACCTCTTGTAGTCATAACCATTTTAAGCTCAAATCACTCCAAACCGAGCTGAGCCAATTTCTCCTTCAACGGGTGACCGTTTTCATCCCATCCGCGCGCGATGAAGTAATCGCTAAGCATTTTCTCTGCTTCATCGACAGTTAATATCGCCCCCTTCGAAACTCCGGTAGGGATTGGCTCATGAGTGATCCTTTTCGGTAAGCGGTAGTTTTCCCTTCCTATTCCTGCACCCAGGTTGAAGACTTGCTTCAAATTGTTAATTCTTTCGCCTATCAGGAGAAGGTCCTCCTCCGTAAACGATTTCCCAATCGCTGCATCGAGAAGTTCGATGAAGCCTTCGATTTTAAAGAAACCCCTGGAAAACTTGCAAATACCGAGGCAGTCGTAGACCATCATGAAGTCTTCCATTAATTTGACTGCTTCTCCCTTGCCAATCGGTGAAAACCGATCGACGCCACTGAAACGCCAGAATTTTCCTGTTAAGTCAATAGCATAGAACCCTGATCTAAGATGACAGGCGCCCCTAGATGATGTCATGAATCCGAGACCCATCCCCTTCATACCCCTTACATCATACGCAGGAGGCTCCATTCCTTTGACATGCATGGCAAAGTCCTCGCAGCCGCGGCCAATGGTCTTAGAGATCCTGAGAACACCTTCGCCAAAGAGGGCGCCGAGACCATCCCTGCGTCCGATAAGTTCGACCATCTTTGGTACGGCATCAGCGACACCAAAACGGCATTTGAAACCCAGTTCTTCCTCACTGACCAATCCTTTTTCGACGAGCTCCATGACAAATCCAATGACGACACCCGTTGAAATTGTATCGATACCATATAGATCGCAAAGTTCATTCGCTTTGGCAAGGGCTTCGATATCGGAGTTTCCACACTGGCTGCCAAGCGCGTAAAGTGTCTCGTACTCAATTCCGTCGAGGACGGTGCCTGCATAGGGGCCATTGCGAATGACAAAAAGTTTACCACACGCTTTAGTGCATGCGAAGCACGCCTTGTTTTTTATCGCATATCTCGGTGCCCAGTAGTACGGATCTATCTCTTTCCTTTCGTCAAAAACTGCTTCCTTCCAGTTTCTTGTAGGGAAAACACCACGCTCAGAGTTTACCCACTCAAGGAACTCTCCACTACCGTATTTCGTATCCTCGATGAACGCGTTGCTTTTTTCCATCGTTTCCTGCCACTTCAGTGCAAGGGAGATCAATCGATCTGGATCGCGAACTGCAATGTCCCCGTTCCCCCTGATCCCAATCGCTTTCAGATTCTTTGAGCCAAAGACCGCACCGATACCTGCCCTTCCCGCTTGTCGATCCTCGCACTCGATACATGCATATCGGACGAGCGATTCGCCAGCAGGACCTATCGTAGCCACAGTAAAATCTCCGTGATCCTCTTTGATTGCTTTTGCGGCATCGCGCGTAAACATTCCCCAATAATTTGATGCGGTCTCGAATCTGACATGGCCATCATCGATCAGCAATATGGCAGGCTGCTTGCTCTTACCAGTGATTGCTATTGCGTCGAGACCTGCCGCCTTCATTTGAGCGCCAATCCCACCACCCATGATCGATTCAGCGATCGTTCCAGTCAGAGGAGACTTCGAGACAAACGCTGTCTTACTAGCCGTTGGCACTGGGAGACCTGTGAGGAGACCTGGTGCGATCACAATTGCGTTCCTCTGATCGAATGGATCGATTTTTGGATTTACATGATCGGCGAATAACTTGACTGCAACGCCTTCCCCACCTAGGTATTTAGAGGCGAGCTCCTTTGTCATTTCCACCTTCCTAAAGCTTCTCTCCGTGAGATTGACATACAGTATCTTGCCTCCGTAGCCCTCCACAATCAACCCCCCAAGAGCGAAAGAACCTTCTGAAAATTCCCTTTCTTCATTTCTTCATACCTAATTGCCCCAAAGGGGCAAAATTTGACGCAAAGAGGATCGCCCCCGCACAAATCGCACTTTTGAGCAATGCCATTGACTTTTATGACGCCGTAGGCGCATGCGTCTTCGCAGAGACCACAGCCCGTGCACTTCTCCTCGTCAACAACCAGTGCCGTGCCGTTAAATGAAATGGCCTTTTCAGGGCAAACGCTGGCACAACATTCACCTTCGTTATCAATACACTGGGCACAGACCACCGGAATATCGTTGATGATGTCCTTTCGAACAACTCTCAATCGTGCTTTCTCCAGGCTGACAACTCTAGCGTGAGAGAGAGAACATACGAGTTCGCAAAAGCGGCAACCCGTGCAGTTTTCAGGATATGGTACGAGGCACAAAGACATCCGAAACCCCAATGGGAGATTAACATGAATTGATAAAATGATTGCCTGATCTTATGAGCGCATTGACAACAGGATTGATTATACATTACGATTGTCAAAGAATTGACGACGGTATACAAATTCTCGACATGCGGACGCGCGACAATGAAAATAATTCACTGAACATCAATCTTCTTGATAGAACGCTCCCTCTTTTGAATGCTGTCAATAACCTGAAGGTTGGCATCGATGATGCTTTTGACCATAAGAAGAAACTCACGTTTTGCAGCGAGATAATGCCTCCGTGCCTCAGGCGGAAATTTCGACTCTGGTATCATTGAATCGAGAGCGAGCAAAATCTCTGTGCCTGCCCTCACAAGATGTTCGCTTGCTTCCCTTGAAAAAATCGATTCACTAACCCTCCTTACGCTCTGATCCATCCCCTCTGGCTCCTTCTCCTCCGTCATCCTGTACAGGCCTCCTGAACCTGACGAGAAGCCGGCCATCTCTGAATTCCGCCCTATCCGCCTCACTGTTGATCAGTGAATACGGTAGGGTGATCGACCGTCGATAGGCGCCGACTTGAATAATTAATGAATCTTCGACTTTATATAATTCTACTTGCTCCTTCGTTGAAAACGGTAATTTCAAGGAAAGGGTGTCAATGCCGTCTTCTTCAAAGATTTCCATCGGCTTCTCCCGCGAGTATATGACAGTTGGGTCTCCGTCGCCAAACAGCATGTCACCTAGCGCCTCTAGTGCTTTGATCCCGACAAGTTCCGTAGGCATCTGCAATGCCTTGAGGATTTTTAGGGGACTAAAGGCCTCGTTGATCAAGTCCATGTAACATCGCTGCTCTTCCATCTTTTGCCTAAAGTAAACCTCGCTACATTCTGGCAAGATTCTGTTGACGACAAGGCATTCGACTGTCAGATCATATAGGCAAAGATAGGTAAAGGCGCGTTTTGTCTCATTGATCACCATCCTCTCAGGATTAACAACAAGCCGAACCGTAGTAATATTGGGATTCGTGAGAATTTCCTTTACACTCTTCATTCTTTCTCTGAGTTCGTCAATGTCGCTGAGTACTGCCTCGGAGGGCAAAGGTGTTTTCATAACCCTGCCGACAGTCGCCCTGGCGATTTTCAATAGGTTTCGAAAAGCCCGATACAGCTTGTCAAAATACCAATTGGAGATTTCGGGAAAACTCAGCAACCTCAAAGTGTCTGCCGTTGGCGCAGTATCGATTATGACGACATCATACGCATTCGACCTCTGAAAATCCCAAAGATAAAAGAGTGCAGACATCAGATCCATGCCAGGCCATATCGCCATTTCTTTTGCCGCAACTCCTTCGACGCCAACTGCCGCAAGGAAATCGGAAAGATATTTTTGGATCTCCTTCCACCTGTGCTCGAGTTCGTAAAGCACGTCAACCTCGATACCGTCGAGATTCTCTTCGATTCTCTTAATCCTGCCAGAGAGCTGAATCTCAAACGAATCTGAAAGGGAATGGGCCGAATCAGTGCTCATGACAATTGTTCTGTAGCCATGTCTTGCAGATCGCAGCGCAGTCGCTGCGGCTACAGAGGTCTTGCCAACGCCTCCTTTTCCAGTATAAATAATGACCCTCAAAGCGCCTCAACCCTAAGACCACTTCAATGCTTGGTGATCGTTTTCCTGATCTTTGCTTTTTTCATAGTGAAATGTTCCCTTGATAAAAAATCATTGGCCTCGCGATTTCTTGTCATGTACACTTAATCTGATCTCTTCTTAAATCTGACGCCTTTTTCAACAAAACTTCATAGATGAATTCTGCGCAGTAACCAAGAAGTTCAACATGTCTGTGTCATCAAGATTCCAGAATTTGAAACGCAAGACATAAGATATCTCTACCACCGTCACTAAGAATCGATATAAGAGGTGCACAAAGACGAAAAGCAAGGACCTCTAGAGACTCTAAAACAAGCAAATAATTATTAACAGATGTTCAATCCAGTGATGCCGGGGACGGGGTTCGAACCCGTGACCTTCGGATATCCCTGGTGCGTATCCTTAACCAACAAAACCCTATGAGTCCGACGCTCCACCAGGCTGAGCCACCCCGGCTTGATTTTCCTGGTGATCACTACCAACGTTATTGCTAATTTTTTCTTCTACAGGGGATGCAGAAGTATTTTGAAGTGCCTCAGAGCCTTCCCCTGTACCTCCTGGATTAGTGCTTTCGATCGCCGAAGATGCGATAGCCGCACCCTCCTGCAGAGGTGTTCCCATTTCGAGAACCTCCGTTCTCCGGATTTCCATCCTCTTTATCGGCACAACGACCTTACTCGCTTTCGCCAGTTCCTTTGCTAGATCACCAGAAATGATCGCTTTGACAAGATCTGTTATTGTCATGTCCGCTGCCAGTTTTTGAATAGTTTCTGTCATTATCGCACGAATCGCCGTTTCCTGAGATGATTGGATGCGCTTCTCAGTCACACTCATCGGTTTAATGCGAACGAGATATCCATCCTTTGTTCTAGCGTCAACAACATGATCTGTCTTCGTCCTTCTTCGCCTGGTCAGTCGCCTAACATAGTCGCTTGTCAGATCCTGTCCCACGAATACCGTCCTTGCGTCAAAACCGTTGACCTCAGTAATCTTGAATTTCAGCTTAATGTGCATCTTGGAGAAATCACCTGTGAGATCGTGCACTGTTACCTCTGTCGTCCTACCGATAAGAGAGCTGGGATCGGCAGAAGGTGTTTCGCCGATTTGCATTTCATTGAACATCTTAGGAGCGTAAATCTTGTACCACTCCTTTGCCTTCCATCGGTCTTTGACTTTTCTGGTCGCTGCTTTAGCCTTTTTCGTGACCATTAATATCCTCCGTTTTCGGACAAGTTCGGAAATGAGTCTCTATATTAATAAGTTTCCCAATGCCGCCGAGACTGGTCAACCCTTTCTTTGAAGTTTTTAAGATCCTGGTTCTGGGATTTGCATTTATGATACTGAAAGCTGAATGACTGATGGAAAACCAGTTAATCAATTCTGGTTTTGATTGTCTAGCATCCAGCCATCAGCGCATGACGGATGATGAAGAAACACGGTCACGAAAACACCCTTATTTATTCTTTTGCGACCCCAGAAAGTGCCAACCCTCCAGAGGGACTGAAGATTGAGAAGCATCATCGAGATGTGTTCGATTGAAAGGTCCTAATTTCAACATTCAGCCACCGTAGACGAAAAACTCCAGAGCTATTTCGAATTTCTCAATAAAGATGATTGGAAGGGGCGAGGTGAGCCTTTGTGTGAGATAAACCATTATTAGGAGGTTCATGATTCATTTATGATCACACCATGAAAATAGCAGTGCCGTACGGAAAGGACGGAAAGCAGCATCTCGAGATCCCAGACAAAAATTTTGCAGGTGTCCTATATCCAAAAGATGTCGCCATCAGCGATGAGAGAGAAATCATTAGTGAAGCGATAAAAAATCCTCTTAAATCACCATCATTGCCTGAGTTTCTTAAGGGGGCAAAAAATGTTGTATTCATCGTCAACGATGCGACCCGCCCTACTCCGACTCACAAGGTTCTGGACATCCTCGATGGCCTGATGAATCTGGAAAGCGCCACATATCTCATCGCAACTGGAAGCCATCGTGCGCCAACAGAGGAAGAGTACCGATTCATCTTCGGCAAACATCTCGAAAAAATCAGAGCAAAAATTCATGCACATGACTCAAAAAAAGATGAGATGGTATGTATTGGTCGTTCGAAAAATGGAACGGAGATGTGGGTGAACAGAATTGCCGTCGAGGCAGATCGTCTAATTGTGATTACAAGCGTCGAACCGCATTATTTTGCTGGTTATACGGGCGGTAGAAAATCATTTTTCCCGGGGGTTGCGTCCTATGAAACGATCGAACAGAACCACAAACTCGCGATGCGACCAGAAGCTCAGATACTAGTCCTGTCCGGAAATCCAGTTCATGAAGACATGATGGATGCATTACTTGCAATCGATCGAACCAAGATTTTTTCGATTCAATTAGTGCTCGATAGACACCAAAGGATATACCGGGCCGCGTCGGGTGACATCAATGCAGCGTTTGAAAAAGCCGTTGAATGGGCGAATGAGGTGTTTGTTGTCCCGATTGCGGAAAAGGCCGACATCATTGTGAGCGTCGCTCCATATCCAATGGATGTCGACCTATATCAATCTCAGAAGGCTCTCGATAATGCGAAATGGGCTCTGAAGGAAGGTGGGATTATCATCTTGGTCTCGCAATGCCGGCATGGTATCGGACACGATACATTTTATAAGCAACTATCGCTCTCATCTGATCCGCAGAAGATTCTCGAGAACCTTTCGAGAGAATACAAGCTTGGATACCACAAGACCGCGAAAATCGCCGAGATTCTATTGAAATCTAAAATCTTCGCTGTCACAGATTTGGATCCTGAGACGCTCAGAAAGGCTAATATAGTACCCTTCAATAGCCTACAATCCGCCATCAACGCTGCACTCCAGGA harbors:
- the pyrC gene encoding dihydroorotase produces the protein MEIVVEGRAFYQGTLVDCCIGIEGGKIVSIKKILKGEKHYNYSNKLILPAAIDAHVHFRDPGLTHKEDFQTGTIAAAFGGVSCIFDMPNTLPPAISVEAIREKTQLVAKKAWVDFGLFGGCAPSFKPESIADMVIGYKLFMSSTTGMLLVPDDQSLTKILASVSKTGKVISVHAEDEKMILKLPEKNLFDHDRNRPIEAEINAIRKLVWNFSGRRIHICHISAAASLNSIENSKFTTEVTPHHLLLDNSFELGAFGKVNPPLRNRNERELLFEAFANGKIDIIASDHAPHTIEEKEDDFDIAPCGMPGVETTVPLMLNLVRRGLIDLKTLIMCACEKPAQIFGLPKGRIEVGFDGDLVVVDLKKIEKIRAENLHSKCGWTAFENYEAIFPHSLFLRGMLVVEDRSIVGERVGRNVVVHREKPQR
- a CDS encoding TIGR00296 family protein — its product is MNDAEGEVAVKMARKVVDAEARRERVEDISFPETFREKRGVFVTLSTYPDHDLRGCIGYPEPIFSLEKALINAAQSACHDPRFPPLREHELKGIVVEVSILTPPQMIKVSDPKKLPEQIIVGEDGLIVEMGPFRGLLLPQVPVEYGWGAEEFLSHTCMKAGLTPDCWLDKRARFFKFQAEIFAEEKPYGPVARKKLK
- a CDS encoding CBS domain-containing protein produces the protein MSSRADDILVEEIMTKTPIIGDPEMTVQEAAKLMKTERVGSIIIVQDGEAIGIITERDLVNKIVAENKTPSKVKIREIMSSPLITVGPKESVSSAAKKMSTLKVRRLPVVKQGKLIGILTENDILKLSPSLIEITREWARIRSGTSVNASATRLAEGYCDNCGSYSNELRAHEGQLLCSSCYDHLL
- a CDS encoding aldehyde ferredoxin oxidoreductase family protein — translated: MEGYGGKILYVNLTERSFRKVEMTKELASKYLGGEGVAVKLFADHVNPKIDPFDQRNAIVIAPGLLTGLPVPTASKTAFVSKSPLTGTIAESIMGGGIGAQMKAAGLDAIAITGKSKQPAILLIDDGHVRFETASNYWGMFTRDAAKAIKEDHGDFTVATIGPAGESLVRYACIECEDRQAGRAGIGAVFGSKNLKAIGIRGNGDIAVRDPDRLISLALKWQETMEKSNAFIEDTKYGSGEFLEWVNSERGVFPTRNWKEAVFDERKEIDPYYWAPRYAIKNKACFACTKACGKLFVIRNGPYAGTVLDGIEYETLYALGSQCGNSDIEALAKANELCDLYGIDTISTGVVIGFVMELVEKGLVSEEELGFKCRFGVADAVPKMVELIGRRDGLGALFGEGVLRISKTIGRGCEDFAMHVKGMEPPAYDVRGMKGMGLGFMTSSRGACHLRSGFYAIDLTGKFWRFSGVDRFSPIGKGEAVKLMEDFMMVYDCLGICKFSRGFFKIEGFIELLDAAIGKSFTEEDLLLIGERINNLKQVFNLGAGIGRENYRLPKRITHEPIPTGVSKGAILTVDEAEKMLSDYFIARGWDENGHPLKEKLAQLGLE
- a CDS encoding 4Fe-4S dicluster domain-containing protein, which gives rise to MSLCLVPYPENCTGCRFCELVCSLSHARVVSLEKARLRVVRKDIINDIPVVCAQCIDNEGECCASVCPEKAISFNGTALVVDEEKCTGCGLCEDACAYGVIKVNGIAQKCDLCGGDPLCVKFCPFGAIRYEEMKKGNFQKVLSLLGG
- a CDS encoding ArsA family ATPase, coding for MRVIIYTGKGGVGKTSVAAATALRSARHGYRTIVMSTDSAHSLSDSFEIQLSGRIKRIEENLDGIEVDVLYELEHRWKEIQKYLSDFLAAVGVEGVAAKEMAIWPGMDLMSALFYLWDFQRSNAYDVVIIDTAPTADTLRLLSFPEISNWYFDKLYRAFRNLLKIARATVGRVMKTPLPSEAVLSDIDELRERMKSVKEILTNPNITTVRLVVNPERMVINETKRAFTYLCLYDLTVECLVVNRILPECSEVYFRQKMEEQRCYMDLINEAFSPLKILKALQMPTELVGIKALEALGDMLFGDGDPTVIYSREKPMEIFEEDGIDTLSLKLPFSTKEQVELYKVEDSLIIQVGAYRRSITLPYSLINSEADRAEFRDGRLLVRFRRPVQDDGGEGARGDGSERKEG
- the larA gene encoding nickel-dependent lactate racemase, coding for MKIAVPYGKDGKQHLEIPDKNFAGVLYPKDVAISDEREIISEAIKNPLKSPSLPEFLKGAKNVVFIVNDATRPTPTHKVLDILDGLMNLESATYLIATGSHRAPTEEEYRFIFGKHLEKIRAKIHAHDSKKDEMVCIGRSKNGTEMWVNRIAVEADRLIVITSVEPHYFAGYTGGRKSFFPGVASYETIEQNHKLAMRPEAQILVLSGNPVHEDMMDALLAIDRTKIFSIQLVLDRHQRIYRAASGDINAAFEKAVEWANEVFVVPIAEKADIIVSVAPYPMDVDLYQSQKALDNAKWALKEGGIIILVSQCRHGIGHDTFYKQLSLSSDPQKILENLSREYKLGYHKTAKIAEILLKSKIFAVTDLDPETLRKANIVPFNSLQSAINAALQEKKDAKILILMDGSVTVPRVDKHG